A genomic stretch from Rubripirellula reticaptiva includes:
- a CDS encoding glucuronate isomerase, with protein sequence MSDSARDSIYEAIASIRLIDPHTHINPHAAGSTTLADLLGYHYYTELAHSAGMPKDQIEESGIGPRELVRRLVENLLPLENTAQYRWLVEICRMFFGFDGDRIDASNWESLYDSAESQMASAEWPQIVLDQSNVEAVFLTNDFDDDLAGFDTDTYIPCLRTDDLVFHLSKPEVRARLAACTGIELDGSLASLRASLRQRFQHFVSRGARACAISLPPTFSPAPVGDGRATSALDAVLRRGVLADDSHKQALSRRVFWTITELCDEFGLPFDLMIGVNRGVYEGGVFQGQDLYDSRVSLIQYRELFNAFPKVKFPISVLASVTNQELVSYAWIFPNVITNGHWWYSNTPSFIARDAAARLEAVPQTKQIGYYSDAYKLEFVWPKFDMYRHVLSDILADHFVGKCRWSEERAIELGRRVLRGNVDDIFPRPSGVVETDDDLSRVDPLADTWAEEGSGPDLIGAMNSEEVSSSWDATTAGATAAGMAGGIAATAGALGRDDEADADDLVIEEVSGDELTSGEFNNESDAFDSNLIESGVEEMSDSDTVSMSDDTVSFEDATDVSDVNVDELDAEFDDQLSEPAASDSDNDVVKFETVSVTDDTVRIEVSQDELGLDPSPNDDEIKSTELADVELTDRSVERAQALDVDSISDQLDSEPLDLEAMLGDEASDSGDGTPRIHMMRGEESFETDEDSLQLTPDPVTGELTFQIDNGGGDDLVLAPEIGDSDNHQDNDRADESDAGEDLDATLEIGDEEGQVDFGNLFDDDDAEEGDSDGEPRTAKE encoded by the coding sequence ATGTCTGACTCTGCCCGCGATTCGATTTACGAAGCGATTGCGTCGATTCGACTAATCGATCCTCACACACACATCAATCCTCATGCAGCGGGATCAACGACGCTCGCGGATTTGTTGGGATATCACTATTACACGGAACTGGCCCATTCGGCTGGTATGCCCAAAGACCAGATCGAAGAGTCGGGTATTGGGCCGCGTGAATTGGTTCGCCGATTGGTCGAAAATCTGTTGCCTCTCGAGAACACTGCCCAGTATCGCTGGTTGGTCGAAATCTGTCGGATGTTCTTTGGCTTTGACGGCGATCGTATTGATGCGTCGAATTGGGAATCGCTTTACGACAGCGCCGAGTCCCAGATGGCATCCGCCGAGTGGCCGCAAATCGTGCTGGACCAAAGTAACGTCGAAGCTGTCTTCTTGACGAATGATTTCGATGACGATTTGGCCGGATTCGACACAGACACTTACATCCCGTGCCTGCGAACCGACGACTTGGTCTTTCACTTGTCCAAGCCCGAAGTCCGCGCGCGGTTGGCCGCTTGCACGGGAATCGAATTGGATGGATCGCTAGCATCGCTGCGAGCATCACTGCGTCAACGCTTTCAACACTTTGTCAGTCGTGGTGCACGAGCCTGCGCGATTTCGCTGCCCCCAACTTTCTCGCCCGCACCGGTCGGTGATGGCCGGGCAACGTCGGCGCTCGACGCGGTTTTACGCCGAGGCGTGTTAGCGGATGATTCCCACAAGCAAGCACTTTCTCGCCGCGTCTTCTGGACGATCACTGAGCTCTGCGATGAATTTGGTTTGCCATTCGATTTAATGATCGGGGTGAACCGCGGGGTTTATGAGGGTGGCGTTTTTCAAGGTCAAGATTTATACGACAGTCGCGTGTCCTTGATCCAGTACCGCGAACTGTTCAATGCGTTTCCGAAAGTGAAGTTCCCGATTTCGGTATTGGCGAGTGTCACGAATCAAGAACTGGTCAGTTATGCGTGGATCTTCCCGAACGTGATCACCAATGGGCATTGGTGGTACAGCAATACTCCGTCCTTCATTGCCCGTGATGCCGCCGCAAGACTTGAGGCGGTCCCGCAAACCAAACAAATCGGTTACTACAGCGACGCTTACAAGCTTGAATTTGTGTGGCCGAAGTTTGATATGTACCGACATGTGTTGTCGGACATTTTGGCGGATCACTTTGTTGGCAAATGTCGATGGAGCGAAGAGCGGGCGATCGAGCTAGGCCGCCGAGTTCTGCGTGGCAACGTCGACGACATTTTCCCACGTCCGTCCGGTGTGGTGGAAACTGACGATGATCTGAGTCGAGTCGATCCGTTAGCGGACACTTGGGCAGAAGAAGGTTCAGGACCGGATTTGATCGGCGCGATGAATTCTGAGGAGGTTTCGTCCAGTTGGGACGCGACAACCGCCGGAGCCACGGCCGCAGGAATGGCAGGCGGGATCGCTGCGACAGCGGGGGCGCTCGGCCGCGATGATGAAGCCGATGCCGACGATTTGGTCATCGAAGAGGTGTCGGGTGACGAACTGACCAGCGGAGAATTTAATAACGAATCAGACGCGTTCGATTCGAATTTAATCGAATCCGGTGTTGAAGAAATGTCTGATTCGGATACGGTCTCGATGAGTGATGACACCGTTTCGTTTGAGGACGCAACCGATGTGTCCGACGTCAATGTCGATGAACTTGATGCTGAATTTGACGATCAATTAAGCGAACCGGCGGCCAGTGACAGCGATAATGACGTCGTCAAGTTCGAAACGGTTTCGGTCACCGATGACACGGTTCGGATCGAGGTCTCGCAAGACGAGCTTGGGCTGGATCCTTCGCCAAACGACGATGAAATCAAGTCCACCGAATTGGCTGATGTTGAATTGACGGATCGGTCCGTGGAAAGAGCTCAAGCCCTCGATGTCGATTCGATTTCGGATCAGCTTGATTCGGAACCACTCGATCTCGAGGCTATGCTTGGTGATGAAGCTAGTGATTCTGGTGATGGAACCCCCAGAATCCATATGATGCGCGGCGAAGAATCGTTCGAGACGGACGAAGATTCTTTGCAGTTGACGCCCGATCCTGTGACAGGCGAGTTGACGTTTCAAATCGACAACGGTGGCGGCGATGATCTAGTGCTTGCACCGGAGATCGGCGATTCCGACAACCACCAAGACAATGATCGTGCTGACGAGTCGGACGCTGGGGAAGACCTCGATGCCACGTTGGAAATCGGCGACGAAGAGGGCCAAGTCGATTTTGGAAACCTCTTCGACGACGATGATGCCGAAGAAGGTGACAGCGATGGTGAACCAAGAACCGCGAAAGAGTAA
- a CDS encoding signal peptidase II encodes MNSLATNFERETALTPAFPLSRVVLFLSLALLGSVADLWTKSAIFAWRGLPGQSDPWWIIDGVLGIETAVNIGAVFGLGAGKGLFFAAFSIVAGIGILIWLFWFRAAQSIWLTTALGMVTGGIIGNLYDRLGIWWQVGYPEQWQSGVRDWILFQIDGVPLFSPWPNFNIADSLLVVGAGMLLYQSFFPGNEETNAPTNDSPDSVQHDPAS; translated from the coding sequence ATGAACTCTCTAGCAACAAACTTCGAGCGAGAAACCGCTTTGACTCCCGCTTTTCCCCTATCTCGCGTCGTCCTGTTTCTTTCGCTGGCCCTGCTGGGTTCAGTGGCTGATTTATGGACGAAATCGGCAATTTTTGCGTGGCGGGGGCTGCCGGGCCAAAGTGATCCGTGGTGGATCATCGATGGTGTGTTAGGAATCGAGACCGCAGTCAATATCGGCGCCGTATTTGGGCTGGGCGCCGGAAAAGGTTTGTTTTTCGCCGCTTTTTCAATCGTTGCCGGCATCGGGATCTTGATTTGGCTGTTCTGGTTCCGAGCCGCCCAGTCGATTTGGCTGACCACCGCACTGGGGATGGTCACCGGCGGCATCATTGGCAACCTGTACGATCGGCTGGGGATTTGGTGGCAGGTGGGCTACCCCGAGCAGTGGCAAAGCGGCGTCCGAGACTGGATTTTGTTCCAAATCGACGGCGTTCCCTTGTTCAGCCCATGGCCGAATTTCAACATCGCTGATTCGCTGTTGGTGGTCGGCGCAGGCATGTTGCTGTATCAATCGTTCTTTCCTGGCAACGAAGAAACAAACGCACCAACAAACGACTCACCCGACAGCGTTCAACATGACCCAGCATCCTGA
- the thrC gene encoding threonine synthase: protein MSSVAEPQTDTASQTVYFRCVSGCTGKFSIYDVIYTCPTCGSLLEVHHEREPLQKKNAYQWQQLFDSRASVSSWPYGSGVWGMREWVIPSLADENVVSMFEGNTNLFWAERLGKQLGVPDLWIKLCGNSHTGSFKDLGMTVLVSVVKQMMARGSSVKAVACASTGDTSAALSAYAAYAGIPAIIFLPAGKVSTAQLIQPVANGAHVLALDTDFDGCMKIVQEVTKDNSIYLANSMNSLRIEGQKTVGIEIVRQFEWEVPDWIVIPVGNLGNISALHKGFQLMMDLGLINRMPRLVAAQAERANPFYQSYKNGFKDKVSVTASDTLANAIRIGDPISYVKAVKAVEETDGIVEQASENELAAAAAHADLTGMFTCPHTGVALAVLAKLIKRGVIKSSDKTVVISTAHGLKFTDFKVGYHESSLEGVTSEFANPATHLPADASAVKDEIAKRLNL from the coding sequence ATGTCGTCTGTCGCTGAGCCCCAAACTGATACCGCAAGCCAAACGGTTTACTTTCGCTGTGTTTCTGGCTGCACGGGAAAATTCTCGATTTACGATGTGATTTATACCTGTCCGACCTGTGGCAGTTTGTTGGAAGTGCATCACGAACGCGAACCGCTGCAAAAGAAGAACGCCTATCAGTGGCAACAGCTTTTTGATTCGCGCGCCAGTGTCAGCAGTTGGCCCTATGGCAGCGGCGTGTGGGGAATGCGTGAATGGGTGATTCCATCGCTGGCCGACGAGAACGTTGTCAGCATGTTCGAAGGCAACACGAACCTGTTTTGGGCCGAGCGACTTGGCAAGCAATTGGGCGTGCCCGATTTGTGGATCAAGCTTTGTGGCAACAGCCACACCGGCAGCTTCAAAGATTTGGGTATGACAGTGCTGGTCAGCGTCGTCAAGCAAATGATGGCTCGCGGCAGCAGCGTCAAAGCGGTCGCGTGCGCTAGCACCGGTGACACTAGCGCAGCGCTGTCTGCGTATGCTGCGTACGCTGGAATTCCGGCAATCATCTTTTTGCCGGCCGGCAAAGTTAGCACCGCCCAGTTGATCCAGCCGGTCGCCAACGGTGCCCACGTCCTGGCACTCGATACGGACTTCGACGGCTGCATGAAGATCGTCCAAGAGGTCACCAAAGACAACTCGATTTACCTCGCCAACTCGATGAACAGTCTTCGCATCGAAGGGCAGAAAACGGTGGGAATCGAGATCGTTCGTCAATTCGAATGGGAAGTCCCAGACTGGATCGTGATCCCGGTCGGCAACCTCGGCAACATCAGCGCCTTGCACAAAGGGTTTCAGTTGATGATGGACTTGGGGCTGATCAACCGGATGCCACGACTGGTTGCCGCGCAAGCCGAACGCGCCAACCCATTCTATCAGTCCTACAAAAACGGTTTCAAAGATAAGGTCAGCGTGACAGCCAGTGATACGTTGGCCAACGCGATCCGAATCGGTGATCCGATCAGCTATGTCAAAGCCGTCAAGGCGGTCGAGGAAACCGATGGGATCGTCGAACAAGCAAGCGAAAACGAGCTGGCTGCGGCTGCGGCGCACGCTGACTTGACGGGTATGTTCACGTGCCCGCACACAGGCGTTGCTTTGGCGGTATTGGCTAAACTGATCAAACGCGGCGTGATCAAGTCGTCGGACAAAACGGTCGTGATCAGCACCGCGCATGGTTTGAAGTTCACGGACTTCAAGGTCGGCTATCACGAGTCCTCGCTCGAAGGCGTGACCAGTGAATTCGCCAATCCGGCGACTCATCTGCCCGCTGACGCGTCGGCCGTCAAAGACGAAATCGCCAAGCGGTTGAATCTGTAG
- a CDS encoding flagellar biosynthetic protein FliR, with protein sequence MEPVADASNSTILAQWLIDHLVLGMLVLTRLSTLLMSMPAIGTGVPNRVRVFLALTMTMLMLPTVAAVTPSDSLPNMDNLIDLVIAVAREGMIGLLIGATVQLIITGLQLGGEAITSTGGMQLGDAIDPSTRSNMPAIARMVGMMVTAVLLCVGGHRIILNVLLDSFKALPAGDVTFDESMMTLIVDQLTSGMVAGIRVAAPVITALLLANLVTGLISRTLPQINVLAIGLSINALAMLVVLAITIGSAGLIFQEELADTATRLGNLW encoded by the coding sequence ATGGAACCCGTTGCTGACGCATCCAATTCCACCATCTTGGCTCAGTGGCTGATCGATCACTTGGTACTGGGCATGCTCGTGCTAACTCGACTTAGCACGCTGTTGATGTCGATGCCGGCAATCGGCACCGGAGTCCCAAATCGCGTTCGCGTTTTTTTGGCGCTGACGATGACGATGCTGATGCTGCCGACCGTCGCTGCGGTCACACCGTCGGATTCGCTACCTAACATGGACAATTTGATCGATTTGGTGATCGCGGTCGCGCGCGAGGGCATGATCGGGCTGCTGATTGGTGCGACGGTTCAATTGATCATCACCGGTTTGCAATTGGGCGGCGAAGCGATCACCAGCACCGGCGGCATGCAACTTGGTGACGCAATCGACCCGTCCACGCGAAGCAACATGCCAGCGATTGCTCGTATGGTCGGCATGATGGTCACCGCGGTACTGCTTTGTGTCGGCGGACACCGAATTATTTTGAACGTGCTGTTAGACAGCTTCAAAGCGTTGCCAGCAGGCGACGTGACGTTTGACGAATCAATGATGACGCTGATCGTCGACCAATTGACGTCCGGAATGGTAGCCGGCATCCGCGTGGCTGCTCCGGTCATCACGGCACTGTTGCTGGCAAACTTAGTGACTGGCTTGATCAGTCGCACCTTGCCCCAGATCAATGTCTTGGCAATCGGTCTTAGCATCAACGCACTGGCGATGCTTGTTGTCTTGGCGATCACGATCGGCTCGGCCGGTTTGATTTTCCAAGAAGAACTGGCCGATACTGCGACCCGACTTGGAAACCTCTGGTGA
- a CDS encoding EscU/YscU/HrcU family type III secretion system export apparatus switch protein, which produces MSESSGDKKHSASEKKRRDSREQGQIAKSQDLTSAGMLLAALGALWVFGEPAAQNLADAMAHALSTPRMGALGTNDAAHWLLSGSARLAIAAVPMLLAMFVAGVLVNVVQTGLVFSTAKIEPKLSNISPLSGAKRILSLQGVARLGFGIFKLLIIAAVAYAALLSYRDPIFHLAQLSVPQIVKVLFRTIIGICVWIGAALFVLAILEYAFQWWKQEQDMMMTDQEVRDEMKESEGDPQFAQRRRQVQRQMMMQRAESEVPKADVVVSNPTELAIAIKYDPTTMPAPIVLAKGAGVLAQKIRRIALENGIPVVERKPLAQVLYKTVDVGQVVPTEQYQAVAEVLRYVYQLQGKEIPKATAA; this is translated from the coding sequence ATGTCGGAAAGCAGTGGAGACAAGAAGCATTCAGCGTCAGAGAAGAAGCGGCGAGATTCTCGCGAGCAAGGTCAGATCGCAAAGAGCCAGGATCTGACCTCGGCCGGGATGCTGCTGGCCGCATTGGGTGCACTTTGGGTATTCGGTGAACCAGCCGCCCAAAACTTAGCCGATGCGATGGCCCATGCTCTTTCAACACCAAGAATGGGAGCGCTGGGCACCAATGACGCTGCGCATTGGTTGCTGTCGGGATCAGCACGATTAGCGATTGCCGCGGTGCCGATGTTGCTGGCGATGTTTGTCGCCGGCGTGCTGGTGAATGTGGTTCAAACCGGGCTGGTATTTTCAACGGCAAAGATCGAACCGAAACTTAGCAACATTAGCCCGCTGTCGGGTGCGAAACGAATCCTGTCGCTGCAGGGCGTCGCGAGGCTCGGGTTCGGCATCTTCAAGCTACTGATCATCGCAGCAGTCGCCTACGCCGCACTCCTGAGCTATCGCGATCCCATATTCCATCTTGCCCAACTGAGTGTGCCGCAGATCGTCAAAGTGCTGTTCCGAACGATCATCGGAATCTGCGTTTGGATCGGCGCCGCCTTGTTCGTGCTGGCGATTCTTGAATACGCGTTCCAATGGTGGAAGCAAGAACAAGACATGATGATGACGGACCAAGAGGTCCGCGATGAAATGAAGGAATCCGAAGGCGATCCGCAGTTCGCCCAGCGACGTCGCCAAGTCCAACGACAAATGATGATGCAACGCGCTGAATCAGAAGTCCCCAAAGCCGACGTCGTCGTCAGCAACCCAACCGAACTTGCCATCGCAATCAAATACGATCCAACCACGATGCCGGCCCCGATCGTGCTGGCCAAAGGAGCCGGAGTCTTGGCCCAAAAGATCCGCCGCATCGCGTTAGAAAACGGCATCCCCGTGGTGGAACGCAAACCACTAGCTCAGGTTCTGTACAAGACGGTCGATGTCGGGCAGGTCGTGCCGACCGAACAGTACCAAGCCGTCGCCGAAGTCCTGCGGTATGTCTACCAGCTGCAAGGCAAAGAAATCCCGAAAGCAACGGCGGCGTAA
- the hisN gene encoding histidinol-phosphatase: MTQHPDTWNTEHEGRLSAMTEVATAAGKHTLKYFRSDSLVIDAKSDESPVTIADREAEQLVRKLITAKFPTDTVQGEEFAEQTGTSRYRWVVDPIDGTKSFVCGVPLYSTLLALEWDGKPLGGVIFIPATGEIIVAATGQGSWFKNSEADDWNRAAVSKKADIAEAVFVVSQVDSFANRGAADAYLNLEKASWLTRSWGDGYGYLMVATGRADIMVDPICNAWDVAAILPIILEAGGKFTDWAGIETCRGGDGVGTNGRLHDAVMKILS; this comes from the coding sequence ATGACCCAGCATCCTGATACTTGGAACACCGAGCACGAAGGCCGACTTTCCGCGATGACCGAGGTCGCAACGGCCGCCGGCAAACACACGCTGAAGTACTTTCGCAGCGACAGCTTGGTCATTGACGCCAAATCCGACGAGTCGCCGGTCACGATCGCGGACCGCGAAGCCGAACAATTGGTTCGCAAGCTGATCACGGCAAAATTCCCAACCGACACGGTGCAAGGTGAAGAGTTCGCCGAACAGACGGGCACCAGCCGCTATCGATGGGTCGTCGATCCCATCGATGGCACCAAGTCGTTTGTATGCGGCGTGCCGCTTTATTCAACGCTGCTTGCCTTGGAATGGGACGGCAAGCCGCTGGGCGGCGTGATCTTCATCCCGGCCACCGGCGAGATCATTGTGGCCGCGACAGGGCAGGGCAGTTGGTTCAAAAACAGCGAAGCCGACGACTGGAACCGAGCCGCCGTTTCAAAAAAAGCAGACATCGCCGAAGCCGTTTTTGTGGTCAGCCAAGTCGACTCGTTCGCCAACCGCGGTGCCGCCGACGCGTATTTGAATCTCGAAAAAGCATCATGGTTGACTCGTTCCTGGGGCGACGGCTACGGCTATCTGATGGTCGCGACCGGACGTGCGGACATCATGGTGGACCCGATTTGCAATGCTTGGGACGTGGCCGCGATCCTGCCGATCATCCTCGAAGCGGGCGGGAAATTTACGGACTGGGCAGGAATCGAAACCTGCCGCGGCGGTGACGGAGTGGGCACAAACGGACGGCTACACGATGCTGTCATGAAAATACTGTCTTAA
- the fliP gene encoding flagellar type III secretion system pore protein FliP (The bacterial flagellar biogenesis protein FliP forms a type III secretion system (T3SS)-type pore required for flagellar assembly.) produces MISRSPVTVPANTLDMLAGGPEKWTSPEGMASSLQVLLLLTVISMAPAILLMTTCYVRIIIVLGLLRQAIGLQSLPPSQVMTSIALFMTLFVMTPVWTQVYETAVKPYTDPDTPMTLEEAYEAGALPIREFMSRQIDMAGNQDDVLLFYGYMDSEAELPTGYEEVPIRVLLPAYILSELKTSFLMGFQIYLPFLIVDLVVASVTISMGMLMLPPQVISLPFKLLLFVLVDGWHLVVKMLMDSFG; encoded by the coding sequence ATTATCTCGCGATCGCCGGTCACCGTGCCAGCCAACACGCTGGACATGTTGGCCGGCGGTCCCGAAAAATGGACCAGCCCCGAAGGCATGGCCAGCAGCCTGCAAGTGCTATTGTTGTTGACCGTGATCAGCATGGCGCCGGCGATCCTGTTGATGACGACCTGCTATGTGCGCATCATCATCGTGCTGGGACTACTGCGCCAAGCGATCGGTTTGCAATCGCTGCCGCCTAGCCAAGTGATGACCAGCATTGCGTTGTTCATGACCTTATTCGTGATGACGCCGGTGTGGACCCAGGTCTACGAAACGGCCGTCAAACCTTACACCGATCCCGATACACCAATGACGCTGGAAGAAGCGTACGAGGCAGGCGCGCTTCCGATTCGCGAATTCATGTCACGTCAGATCGACATGGCTGGCAACCAAGACGACGTGTTGCTGTTTTATGGCTACATGGACTCCGAAGCTGAACTGCCCACCGGCTATGAAGAAGTCCCGATTCGCGTGTTGTTGCCGGCCTACATCCTGAGCGAACTGAAGACATCGTTCTTGATGGGATTCCAAATCTACTTGCCGTTCCTGATCGTTGACCTGGTTGTCGCCAGTGTCACGATCTCGATGGGCATGCTGATGCTGCCGCCGCAAGTGATCTCGCTGCCGTTCAAGCTGCTGCTGTTCGTTCTAGTCGATGGCTGGCACCTAGTCGTCAAAATGTTGATGGACAGCTTTGGATGA
- a CDS encoding 2-isopropylmalate synthase yields MSQTTTTTESDAPASGNQEPRMIRIFDTTLRDGEQSPGASMNLAEKLEVAQLLESMGVDIIEAGFPIASPGDFEAVKAIASTIHQSTVCGLARCSDKDIDAAWEAVKGARNSRIHVFLATSAIHREFKLRMSTDEIVERAVAGVKRAKAYCDDVEFSPEDACRTEHDFLCRVVEAAIDAGATTINVPDTVGYATPSEIFDRFTMLRNRVPNMDKAVLSTHCHDDLGMAVANSMAAVAAGAGQIECTINGIGERAGNAALEEVVMAMKTRKDFFNCTTRIDSTRLVPASRLVSKTTGIQVQRNKAIVGRNAFAHESGIHQDGMLKERSTYEIMSPEEVGFSKTDLVLGKHSGRAALADRAKTLGYTLTAEQLNIVFEQFKVLADKKKEMYDGDIVALVQQQISGSVEEQWSLVDYVVSSGKGRGPQVELTLSNGDEQFSEKVEQGDGPIDAAFWAVEKITGVDVVCKDFRVRSATLGSDAIGEVNLEVDHKGRTYRGVGSSTDTVESTILAMLNAINRIIADRPKS; encoded by the coding sequence ATGTCGCAAACTACGACGACCACCGAAAGTGATGCACCTGCATCGGGCAATCAAGAACCACGCATGATTCGTATCTTTGATACGACCCTGCGCGATGGCGAGCAGTCGCCGGGCGCGAGCATGAACTTGGCCGAGAAGCTTGAGGTCGCACAACTCTTGGAATCCATGGGTGTTGACATCATCGAAGCCGGGTTTCCGATCGCATCACCGGGTGACTTCGAAGCCGTCAAAGCGATTGCGTCAACGATTCACCAATCGACCGTTTGTGGGCTGGCTCGTTGCAGCGACAAAGACATCGACGCGGCATGGGAAGCGGTCAAGGGTGCCCGCAACTCGCGGATCCACGTCTTCTTGGCGACCAGTGCCATTCACCGCGAATTCAAACTGCGGATGTCGACGGATGAAATCGTCGAGCGAGCGGTTGCCGGCGTCAAACGTGCCAAGGCCTACTGTGACGATGTGGAATTTTCACCCGAAGACGCCTGCCGCACCGAGCACGACTTCTTGTGCCGAGTCGTCGAAGCCGCCATTGATGCGGGCGCGACCACGATCAACGTGCCCGACACCGTTGGCTACGCGACACCAAGTGAAATTTTCGATCGCTTCACAATGCTGCGAAATCGGGTACCCAATATGGACAAAGCCGTGCTGAGCACTCACTGTCACGATGACCTGGGGATGGCGGTCGCCAACAGCATGGCTGCCGTTGCCGCCGGTGCTGGCCAAATCGAATGCACGATCAACGGGATCGGCGAGCGAGCGGGCAACGCGGCACTGGAAGAAGTCGTAATGGCGATGAAGACTCGCAAAGACTTTTTCAATTGCACGACGCGTATCGACAGCACGCGACTCGTTCCGGCAAGCCGCCTGGTCAGCAAAACCACCGGCATCCAGGTGCAACGCAACAAAGCCATCGTTGGTCGTAACGCGTTCGCGCACGAATCGGGGATTCATCAAGACGGAATGCTGAAGGAACGCAGCACCTACGAAATCATGTCCCCCGAAGAAGTTGGTTTTTCCAAAACCGACTTGGTGTTGGGCAAACACAGCGGCCGAGCAGCTTTGGCCGATCGCGCCAAGACGCTCGGTTACACGTTGACCGCCGAACAACTCAACATCGTGTTCGAACAGTTCAAAGTTCTGGCCGACAAAAAGAAAGAGATGTACGACGGCGACATCGTTGCCTTGGTCCAGCAACAAATCAGCGGCAGCGTTGAGGAGCAATGGAGTCTTGTCGACTATGTCGTCAGCAGCGGAAAGGGCAGGGGACCGCAAGTCGAATTGACTCTTAGCAACGGCGACGAACAATTCAGTGAAAAAGTCGAGCAGGGCGACGGACCAATCGACGCAGCGTTTTGGGCGGTGGAAAAGATCACGGGCGTCGACGTTGTCTGCAAAGACTTTCGCGTACGCAGTGCCACGCTTGGCAGCGATGCGATTGGCGAAGTCAACCTCGAAGTCGACCACAAGGGCCGCACTTACCGAGGCGTCGGGTCCAGCACGGATACGGTCGAAAGCACGATCCTGGCGATGCTAAACGCGATCAACCGAATCATCGCTGATCGCCCCAAGAGCTAA
- a CDS encoding flagellar biosynthetic protein FliQ, whose product MDAPAAIDLCRSAMMAAVVIAMPMLLVGMAAGLAVGLMQALTQVQDQTVAFVPKVLAMAAALVACLPWLLTRLVEFTRHVFENAGMH is encoded by the coding sequence ATGGATGCTCCCGCCGCGATTGATCTTTGCCGTTCCGCGATGATGGCCGCCGTCGTGATTGCGATGCCGATGCTGTTGGTGGGCATGGCGGCTGGTTTGGCGGTCGGTTTGATGCAAGCGCTGACCCAAGTCCAAGACCAAACAGTGGCTTTTGTCCCCAAGGTTTTGGCGATGGCGGCCGCTTTGGTGGCGTGCTTGCCTTGGCTGTTGACGCGGTTGGTCGAGTTCACTCGGCACGTGTTTGAGAACGCAGGAATGCATTGA